In the genome of Nicoliella spurrieriana, the window TAAAAAGCTAGAACAAACGTTAGCTGATACTAAGCATGCTGACGACTATCGGATCAGGGGGGAAGTCTTAACGACCTACTTAAATCAAGTTCATAATGGGAGTACGACGATCGAACTCCCTAATTTCTATGATAATAACGCCCCGATTAAAATTAGTCTATCACCGGAAAAATCCCCCTCACAAAATGCCCAGTGGTACTTTAAACAATACCAAAAGAAGAAGAATGCAATTAAATTCGTTCACCATCAGCTCGACTTAACTAACGCTGATATTGACTACTTTGATAATATTCTGTCACAAATCGAACTAGCAGCACCTAGTAATTTGGTTGATATTAAAGCTGAATTACAACAAGGGGGCTACTTACGCGACCATGAACACCAGAATAAGAAGAAAGCATTAAGACAAAAAATCAGTCAACCGGAGCAGTTCAAGGCTAGTGATGGGACCGTGATCCTAGTCGGTAAGAACAACTTACAAAATGATCGGTTAACCACTAAAACAGCTGATAAGCGTGATACCTGGTTGCATACACAAAAAATTCATGGCTCCCACGTAATCATTCGCTCGTTCGATCCTAGTGACCAAACCATCACGGAAGCTGCCATCTTAGCCGCATACTTTTCAAAGGGGCGTGATTCAGCGAACGTTCCTGTTGACTACGTCCAAGTCAGACACGTGAAAAAACCACATGGTGCAAAACCTGGCTTTGTCATTTATGAAGGACAAAATACGATATATGTTACCCCAACTAAAGCAATGGTTGATCAACTACGGGCAAACAATGATCAATAACTAAAAATGGTCATCCCTGAAATAAATTTCAGGGATGACCATTTAATTTTAAATTATTATTTTTCAGGATCGAAATTTATTTGTGCTCCGACCTCTTGATTTGTCGTTCCAACGATTTGATCGACCTTTAAATCAATAAATGGGAACGTAGGCTTCATTTCAGCGGACGGAACAAAGGATAATTCATTGAATGCCCGATCTAAATCATCCGCACTGAGGTGGTTAGTATATAACTTGACTAACATTTTGATCCAATTAACGTTTGAAATCCGGTTTAAAAAGATGGTCTCAATAATTCGAATTGGACGAATCCCAACCACCTTAAAGTGATCATGGTCTGCTAATACCAAGATTTGGACTAGCCCCTTCCAATATGAGCTACTAATTAATTCCTTAGCATCAGTGATTAAGCCCTTCAGCTGTTGTTCATCAATGTCATATGGAAATGCCAAGTGTGAAATGTCCTTTAACTCGTTATTTTTACCGGAGGCTAATTTCACGGTATTGATAAAGCGAATTTCATCCTTAGTCACAAAGAAGTTCATCGCAAAACTGGTTTTTTGGGGAAGGGTAACGCCCGTTTCTTGATCAGGTGGAAGCACCACGACCTTTAGTTCTGGATATTGCCGTAACTGCCGAACTAGGTAGTGCCGATTTCCAGGAACCACCACGATCGCCGGCTTTTCAATTTCAGCAATGTTCAAAATGGCCCCAATTTGAATGGGCTCAATGTATTGTTTGTCACTGAGCTGGGGACTTAACGAAACTGAATTAGGGTTATTATTCATGATAATCGTCTTGTAACCTAATCGATGCATTTGAATTAATACTTCTGAAGTGTAGTAATCAGCGGCGGTATTCGGTCCCAGTCGATTACCGCCCCGCCCGATTACTAGGGCTGAACGATCAGATAGTTGATGGGACTCATTTTCCAATTCAAAACTACTGTAAAATGAGCGAATCGTTGGCGACTCTTCACCAGCAGATGGTTCGATCATTTTATAGGTCGGTAAACTATGTTCACTTTGTGAAAACGCCCTTACTTTGTCTAAATCAACCTGCCAAGCAGCTGCTAACATCCCATCACCAAAGCCACTCCGGTGGGCTGTAATTAATGCATCCGCGGTCAATGGTCGATCCAACAATAAATTTTCCACGGTTAACAGTTTTTTTAACCGCTTAAAGTAAAATGGGTCAATTTTAGTGAGCTCAGAAAGGTCTTCGACCGGGTAATTCCGTCGGAGAGCTTCAATCAACACTAAAATTCGACTCGCCTTGGGATGAATTAATTGGCTAATCAATTCATCATCGCTTAGCTCCTCCATGTTGGGCAATACATCCCGTGGATTGAACTGCGAGCTACGCATTGCCTTTAAGAGCGCCTCTTCAACCGTTCGGCCAATCCCTACCGCTGAACCGACTGACTTCATCGATTGGTCTAGGTGTTGGTCAACATGCTTTAAACTATCGAACGGCCATAGTGGAATGCGAATTAAGATGCGGTCCATGACCGGTTCCATAAAGGTGGTTAGCTTTGCATAGTCGTGTGGTAAATGAATGTCGGCAAAGCCATTCCCTAACACCAATTGAGCGGCAACGTAGTTCAATGGGTACCCAGTTGCAAGCGTAGCTAATGCAAACCCACGGTTATAATTCGGCGTGACCTTAGTTACAAAATAGTCATTAGTATCGGGATTGACCGCAAAACTGACCTCACAAGCCCCCACGATTGCTAGTTGATCAATGACTTTTAACGCTGCTTCACGTAACCGTTGGTAAACAAAATCGGTAATGGTTTGAATTGGTGAAATGGCGATTGAGTCTCCAGAATGGATTCCGATCGCATCAATGTCTTCAATGCCGTTGATGATCAACTTAGTCCCGTTCGGATCGCGAATTCCTAAAACACTTAGCTCCTTGTAACCAACAATACTTTTTTCAATTACGCACCGGTTTAAGGTCGAATCGGTAAATGATTCGGTCAATGCAGAATCTAATTCATCAAAACTATTACAAATCGTGCGGCGGCTATTAATTGATGATAGAACGGGCTTGATAATGATTGGAAAGCCTACTTTGCGAACCAGGTCAAATGCTTCGGTATTAGAATGCACAATGGTTGAAGAAATGATCGGTTCTTGGACTTCCTTCATTAACTGGCTAAAGCGTAACGGGTTTCCAACTAACTTTAGGGCTGCCTTGGACAGTCCCAGTAATTGGATGGATTCCTTTGCTAATATCTTCATCTCATCCAATTTTTGGCACAGGGCAATGGCATTCGGTCCCCCCAGGGTCGGTAAGATGGCATCGGGATGTTCACATTGGATGATTTTGACCAAGTTATCTAGATTAACAGCTTCAATAAACGCACTTGCTGGTTTAATTTCGGTCGTTGCAATCGAGTATGGATTATCATCGATAATAATACTCTTTACCCCGACCCGTTTAAAACTAACGACGGTTTGAAATATGGCCGCATCCAATTCATTTTCCTGGCCCACTTTGGAGGGACCACCCCCGATAATTAAGACCTTATTAATGCTTTGATCGATCAAGACGTGATCACCTCCTTTGTGAACCAATGTTTTCTAAGAATTCGTCAAAAATATCAGATGCAATCGTTGGCCCGGGTTCGCCATCTGGTGAAAACTGGACCGAAAAAGCTGGAAAGTCACGATGCCTTAATCCCTGGACCGTCCCATTATATAGATCGATATAGGTTGTGATCAATTTATCCTTATTGATCGATTTATAATCAACGGCGTAGCCCTGAGCTTGTGAAACATAAATGACCTGGTTCGTAATGATTTTTCTAACTGGATGGTTACTACCGTGATGTTCATTGGTCAATTTATAGACCCTAGCGTCATTAGCAAGGGCAAATAACTCATGGCCCAATCCAATCGCTAGCAACGGGAACTGCGTTTGTAACCTTTGGATGGTCTTAATGATTGATTTAGGCATATCCTCAGGGTTCCCCGGACCGGTAGAGATCACGATCCCATCTGGATCTAAGCTCAAAATTGTTTCTACCGTTGTGTTCCATGGCACTACTACGATATTACAATTACGTTCATCTAGTTTTCTTAAGATTCCCTGTTTCAAACCAAAGTCAATCACGATAATGTTAAAACCATCCCCCGGATTGGGATATGGTTTGGGCGTGGCTACCTGTGATACCTGCTGGTTGGTCAGCACCGTAGCGTTCAATTGATCGAATGCGTGTTCATCATCAACATCGACAATGCTAGCCTTCATGGTCCCGTGCTTACTAATGCGGTGAGCTAATTCACGAGTATCAATCCCGGCGATTCCCGGGATTTCATGTTGCTTTAAGAACGTATCTAGCGATTGCTTGTGTTGATGATTATTAGTGGTATCAGAGTATTCACGGGCAATTACTCCCTTAATGCTGGTCACAATCGATTGATAACTGCGGTGATTAATCCCAACATTGCCAATGGTGGGTTGGGTGAATACAATAATTTGATTATGATAGATTGGATTGGTAATGGACTCCTGATACCCCATCATATTTGAATTAATGATAATTTCACCAGTGGTGGTAGCTAAAGCACCAAATGCTTCTCCAGGATATGCTGAGCCATCTTCTAATATTAAATAACGTTTTGTCATTTTATAATGCTCCTATCGATTCCAGAGTTATTTATTGACAATTTCCACAGCATCACGTTTATCAATTTCTTGGACTGAGACCTTGATTTTTTCATTCTGGGCGCTTGGAATGTTCTTACCAACGAAATCAGCACGAATTGGTAGTTCGCGATGGCCACGGTCTACTAATACTGCTAACCGAATACTATTGGGCCGTCCTAATTCAGTAATCGCACTCAACGCAGCGTTAATGGTCCTGCCAGTAAACAATACATCATCAACTAAGATTACGTTTTTTCCCTCAACTGAGACCCGGTCTTCGCCACTGGCAACGACCGTGGGCGTCTCCTTAGCGCTATCATGTTCAATGTCATCGCGATACTTGGTAACGTCTAATGCTCCTACTGGCACTTCCACGTTTTCTAATTTTTGTAGTCGATTAGCAATTCGCTTCGCTAAATAGACCCCCCGGGTTTTGATCCCAATGATCACTAAGTTATCAATTCCCTTGTTCTTTTCAATAATTTCATACGTAATTCTAGTTAAAGCGCGTTGCATCGCCATTTTATCAATGATTACTTTTCCCATTGTAAAGTCCTTCCTTTATTAAAAATGGTTGCTAATTCGATCACTCGAACAGCAACCATTTTCCAGTGGTTAATATATTATCAGAATATTTTAAAATGTTAAATTTGTCAATGCTATGACCGTTGATGCCGTAATTGTTTAAGTGTTTTTTCAAAAATAGGCGGAATGGGCGTTGAAAATAACATTTGCTTGCCCGTTCGGGGATGTTTGAACCCCAATACTTGAGCATGGAGAAATTGTCCATTTCCAGGGATGGTTTTCCGTGGTCCGTAGAGCGGGTCCCCCACTAGTGGATGGCCAATTGATTTCATGTGGACTCTAATTTGATGGGTTCGCCCGGTCTCTAGTTGACATTCCACCAACGTGTAATTAGCGAAGCGCTCTAGCACTCGATAATGAGTGACCGCATGACGGCCATCAGCAACGATAGCTTGTTTTTTTCGGTCCTTTTTATCCCGCCCAATGGGGGCATCGATCGTTCCATGGTCTGACTTAATTACCCCATGGACTAATGCTACATACTTCCTAATGTTGGTCTTGTCCTTAAGCTGTTTTGAAAGTGATTCGTGGGCTAGGTTATTTTTAGCAACCATTAGTAACCCGGAAGTATCCTTATCAATCCGGTGCACAATCCCAGGACGCAACGTCCCGTTAATATTTGATAGGGGCGTATGGAACAATAGCGCATTCACTAGCGTGTGGTCAGGATGCCCGGGTGCTGGATGCACTACCATTCCCTGTGGTTTATTGACCACGATCACGTCATCATCTTCATATACGATATCTAAAGGAATTGCTTGCGCAATCAAATCTAGCTTTTTAGGCGCGGGGATGTCAATTTGAATTAAATCTCCGGTTCGCACCTCATATTTAGGCTTGACCTGCTCTCCATTAACTAGGATATCACCAGCTTGAATTAAATCCTTGGCGCGGGACCGACTCATTTTAGGTTGTAACTCAGCACTTACCTTATCAATGCGGCCACTTTGATCAGTAATGGTAAATTGTTCAGCCATTAATAATCAACTCTTTTCTGGTGTTTCACTGCGCCATAGCATAATCAATAACAGGATAACCCCCATTGTTAAACAAGCATCCGCAAAGTTGAAAACGAAATTTAAAAACGGCAGGTTCAAATCTACTTGGAACATATCAACGACATACCCATGAATACTTCGATCAATAAAGTTACCAACCGTCCCTGCAAGTAATAAGATAATGGTAATTGTATAACCGCGACTGTGACGGAGCTTGAACAGGTAGTAGAGCATCACTGCAATGGCAATGATTGAAATAATGATGAAAAAGTTTAATTTTCCTTGTAACATGCTCCACGCTGCTCCGTGATTGTGCAGGTTAGTTAGTGATAATCCCCCTGGAATCAAAGTTTCAATTTGGCCCTGTGCCATTGATGCTGATACCCAGGCTTTGATGCCTTGATCAATTCCAATTAAACCAACCAGAAGTAAAATAATAAATATAACAGGCATTGCTAAAGTCCCTTCGTTTAGAATAGTCCGGTGATTTCACCGTTATCCTTGATGTCCATATTTAATGCAGCGGGGTGACTAGGTAGCCCTGGCATGGTCAATACGTTCCCAGTCAATGCTACAATAAAACCAGCGCCGAGCTTCACTTGAAATTCACGAATGTGAATCTTAAAATCGGTTGGGGCCCCATGGACAGAGGCATCATCAGTTAATGAATATTGAGTCTTTGCCATACATACTGGCAGTTGATCCCAATCATTTTGAACGATTTGCTTGAGCTGCTTTTTAGCCTTGCTGGTAAGTTCAATCCCGTCGCCTCCATAAATATTAGTAACGATTTGATTGATTTTAGCCTCGATTGAATCATGGTTTGAATATAATGGTTTAAATTCGTGGGGGGTATCAGCGGCCTTTACCACTTCCTTTGCAAGGTCAATGGCCCCCTTCCCACCTTGGGCCCATTCGTAGCAGGTCACACTTGGGATGTGGAAGTTATCAGTCACGTATTGTTTTAATTGGTTAATCTCAGCTTCAGTATCGCTAGTGAAATCGTTAATTGCAACGACAACTGGTTTCCCGTATCTCTGCATTGCTTGAATGTGTCGACCTAGATTAGCAGCCCCCTTCTTTAGAGCAGCTAAATCTTCAGTCGCCAATTCATCCTTTGCAGCCCCACCATTTAACTTAAGGGCCCTAATGGTAGCAACGATTACCACCACATCCGGCGTCTTACCTAGGCGAGGAGCAACGATATCCATGAATTTCTCACCACCTAAATCAGAACCAAATCCGGATTCAGTAACCGTATAATCAGCGGTGTTCAATCCCGCACGGGTAGCAATAATACTGTTACAACCATGGGCAATATTTGCAAATGGCCCCCCGTGAATGTACGCAGGCGTATGTTCAATCGTTTGCACTAGATTGGGTTTGATGGCATCCTTTAGTAGTAAGGTCAATGCTCCTTGGACCCCAAGGTCTTTAACGTAAACTGGTTTACGATCATAGGTGTACCCAATTAAAATTTGACTGATTCGTTCTTTTAAGTCCTTAATATCACGACTAAGGCATAGAATTGCCATTAACTCACTGGCAACGGTAATATCAAAGCCGTCTTCTCTAGGAACTCCGGATGTTCGACCACCTAAACCAATGACCGTGTGGCGAAGCTCACGGTCATTGATATCTAAAACCCGTTTCCAAGTGATTTGACGGGGATCGATATTTAATTGATTACCGTGGTGAATATGGTTATCAATTAATGCTGATAAAGTATCATGGGCTTCAGTTAGTGCATGAAAGTCACCTGTAAAGTGTAGGTTAATATCTTCCATTGGAATAACTTGTGAATAGCCACCACCAGTGGCACCACCCTTCATGCCCATTACTGGACCCAAAGATGGTTCTCTTAATGCTAGTGCTGTTTTGTATTTCAGTTCACTTAGTGCATCACCCAACCCCACTGCCATTGTTGTCTTACCCTCACCAGCAGCAGTTGGGTTAATTGAAGTGACTAATACCAACTTTCCCTTGGTATCTTGGTTTGCAACTGGCAACGTTACCTTAGCTTTGTAATGTCCATAAGGCTCAATTTGTTGCTCACCTAAACTCAACTGACTTGCAATTTTACCAATTGGTAATAATTCACTATTTTGAGAAATTTCAATATCTGTTTTCACGATTTCCACCCCACTTATTGATATGCGTTTATTATACCATTGATTTCAATTACAGAATTAGCTGGTAGCATAAAAAGATAGTGATTTTGCTGATAATCAAAACTAATTGTAAATTTACCAGCATGGAGATTATTGATATTGTGCATTGGAATCCTTAACCAATTTGGATTCATTACGTGTCCGACCATAAACTGACCATTTTCAATCGTAATTTTTCTGAAGTATAATTGGGCTGCACTAATTAAAGTAAATAGGGTAAAGAAAAAGAGCGTGATCCAAGAAAATTGAGTTACTTCAAGCCAAAAAATGATTCCTAATAGTAATAATATGAACGTCCAACTCCAACAAATCGTTGATGTTAACGGGTTAGGTTGATAAAAAAAGGTTCTTTTAGACGTAGTCATTAAATTAAATCCTTTCGAATGGAGTGTGCTAACCAATGTATAAACTATATACTGATGCTGCTACTTTGAATCATGGTGACATTAAGAATGATCAAAGTGCCGGTGGTATTTTAATTTTAAATAATGGTCATCAATTACAAATGAAGGTCCCATTAAGGGATGCTCATGATAATCATACCGCAGAATTCACTACTTGTATTGCGGGATTAAGGGCTCTAATTGAACAAATTCCCGCAGCTAAATTGAGCCATACGATTGTCTTTTACTACACAGATAGCAAGATCCTAGCAGACAGTCTAGATAAGCAGTATGCTAAACATTACCAACCATTTGTGGATTCCATTTTAGCACTAGAAGCTAAGTTTCAATTAGTAATGAACCAATGGATTCCAGAAGCACAGAATATGGGGGCCCATGAATTGGCCCAACAAGCCCTGCATCAATTTAGGTAGGTCTCAATCGGTTTCGTATAAGCATCCCAATCAGGATAATTAGGGTCAATCACTTCAGCTGCTAATAATTTAGCAATCATTGGACCAGTCGTTAATCCTGATGATCCTAATCCGCCACCAATCAACACGTTATCTAAATTGGGTAAGTAACCAAAAAACGGTGCAAAATCATCAGTATACGCCCGGGTCCCTATCCTGACCTCCTCGATATTTTGAGTGGTAATGGTAGGCATCAATCTTTGAGCACTAGCTAATAAGTCATTGATAACTTCACTGCTTGGCTGTAGGTCAAAGCCCTGATCATTTTCATGGGTAGCACCAATAATTATGTGTTGATTATCAATGGGGATAAAATCGCGTTCCCCTTCGGGCATTAAAACCGGCATTGGGCTTTTAGCAACTGGATGCTTTAAACGAAGAGTGATTAACTCACCCTTTTGGGGACGGACGTTTAAGTTATACTGCAATGGAGCTAGCGTTTTTTGCATCCATGCGCCTGTGCATATTATTATTTTTGAATATTTTTTTATTTTTTCTTTTGTTAAAGTAACTTTTTGCTTTTTACTATGCAAATTACGCTGTTCAGCAATCCTTAAAAGCCGTTCTCGATAGCGTTTCCCATCAATCCAGG includes:
- a CDS encoding ribonuclease HI family protein, with translation MYKLYTDAATLNHGDIKNDQSAGGILILNNGHQLQMKVPLRDAHDNHTAEFTTCIAGLRALIEQIPAAKLSHTIVFYYTDSKILADSLDKQYAKHYQPFVDSILALEAKFQLVMNQWIPEAQNMGAHELAQQALHQFR
- the pyrR gene encoding bifunctional pyr operon transcriptional regulator/uracil phosphoribosyltransferase PyrR gives rise to the protein MGKVIIDKMAMQRALTRITYEIIEKNKGIDNLVIIGIKTRGVYLAKRIANRLQKLENVEVPVGALDVTKYRDDIEHDSAKETPTVVASGEDRVSVEGKNVILVDDVLFTGRTINAALSAITELGRPNSIRLAVLVDRGHRELPIRADFVGKNIPSAQNEKIKVSVQEIDKRDAVEIVNK
- the lspA gene encoding signal peptidase II; the encoded protein is MPVIFIILLLVGLIGIDQGIKAWVSASMAQGQIETLIPGGLSLTNLHNHGAAWSMLQGKLNFFIIISIIAIAVMLYYLFKLRHSRGYTITIILLLAGTVGNFIDRSIHGYVVDMFQVDLNLPFLNFVFNFADACLTMGVILLLIMLWRSETPEKS
- a CDS encoding carbamoyl phosphate synthase small subunit, coding for MTKRYLILEDGSAYPGEAFGALATTTGEIIINSNMMGYQESITNPIYHNQIIVFTQPTIGNVGINHRSYQSIVTSIKGVIAREYSDTTNNHQHKQSLDTFLKQHEIPGIAGIDTRELAHRISKHGTMKASIVDVDDEHAFDQLNATVLTNQQVSQVATPKPYPNPGDGFNIIVIDFGLKQGILRKLDERNCNIVVVPWNTTVETILSLDPDGIVISTGPGNPEDMPKSIIKTIQRLQTQFPLLAIGLGHELFALANDARVYKLTNEHHGSNHPVRKIITNQVIYVSQAQGYAVDYKSINKDKLITTYIDLYNGTVQGLRHRDFPAFSVQFSPDGEPGPTIASDIFDEFLENIGSQRR
- a CDS encoding RluA family pseudouridine synthase, yielding MAEQFTITDQSGRIDKVSAELQPKMSRSRAKDLIQAGDILVNGEQVKPKYEVRTGDLIQIDIPAPKKLDLIAQAIPLDIVYEDDDVIVVNKPQGMVVHPAPGHPDHTLVNALLFHTPLSNINGTLRPGIVHRIDKDTSGLLMVAKNNLAHESLSKQLKDKTNIRKYVALVHGVIKSDHGTIDAPIGRDKKDRKKQAIVADGRHAVTHYRVLERFANYTLVECQLETGRTHQIRVHMKSIGHPLVGDPLYGPRKTIPGNGQFLHAQVLGFKHPRTGKQMLFSTPIPPIFEKTLKQLRHQRS
- a CDS encoding FAD-dependent oxidoreductase encodes the protein MDPFGPTTSNIGGAQTLERSIKMTNQKIAIIGGGIIGSTVAYYLATCEKWRDFDVTLFDDGTGQATKAAAGIISPWLSKRRNQRWYRLARMGADVVKQIALETRMDVSTYHQSGTIITRDSMERIDELIALAIERKQMAPLMGTIQKLSADTVNELIPMVTNHYPGVFVSGGAWIDGKRYRERLLRIAEQRNLHSKKQKVTLTKEKIKKYSKIIICTGAWMQKTLAPLQYNLNVRPQKGELITLRLKHPVAKSPMPVLMPEGERDFIPIDNQHIIIGATHENDQGFDLQPSSEVINDLLASAQRLMPTITTQNIEEVRIGTRAYTDDFAPFFGYLPNLDNVLIGGGLGSSGLTTGPMIAKLLAAEVIDPNYPDWDAYTKPIETYLN
- a CDS encoding ATP-grasp domain-containing protein — translated: MIDQSINKVLIIGGGPSKVGQENELDAAIFQTVVSFKRVGVKSIIIDDNPYSIATTEIKPASAFIEAVNLDNLVKIIQCEHPDAILPTLGGPNAIALCQKLDEMKILAKESIQLLGLSKAALKLVGNPLRFSQLMKEVQEPIISSTIVHSNTEAFDLVRKVGFPIIIKPVLSSINSRRTICNSFDELDSALTESFTDSTLNRCVIEKSIVGYKELSVLGIRDPNGTKLIINGIEDIDAIGIHSGDSIAISPIQTITDFVYQRLREAALKVIDQLAIVGACEVSFAVNPDTNDYFVTKVTPNYNRGFALATLATGYPLNYVAAQLVLGNGFADIHLPHDYAKLTTFMEPVMDRILIRIPLWPFDSLKHVDQHLDQSMKSVGSAVGIGRTVEEALLKAMRSSQFNPRDVLPNMEELSDDELISQLIHPKASRILVLIEALRRNYPVEDLSELTKIDPFYFKRLKKLLTVENLLLDRPLTADALITAHRSGFGDGMLAAAWQVDLDKVRAFSQSEHSLPTYKMIEPSAGEESPTIRSFYSSFELENESHQLSDRSALVIGRGGNRLGPNTAADYYTSEVLIQMHRLGYKTIIMNNNPNSVSLSPQLSDKQYIEPIQIGAILNIAEIEKPAIVVVPGNRHYLVRQLRQYPELKVVVLPPDQETGVTLPQKTSFAMNFFVTKDEIRFINTVKLASGKNNELKDISHLAFPYDIDEQQLKGLITDAKELISSSYWKGLVQILVLADHDHFKVVGIRPIRIIETIFLNRISNVNWIKMLVKLYTNHLSADDLDRAFNELSFVPSAEMKPTFPFIDLKVDQIVGTTNQEVGAQINFDPEK
- a CDS encoding formate--tetrahydrofolate ligase produces the protein MKTDIEISQNSELLPIGKIASQLSLGEQQIEPYGHYKAKVTLPVANQDTKGKLVLVTSINPTAAGEGKTTMAVGLGDALSELKYKTALALREPSLGPVMGMKGGATGGGYSQVIPMEDINLHFTGDFHALTEAHDTLSALIDNHIHHGNQLNIDPRQITWKRVLDINDRELRHTVIGLGGRTSGVPREDGFDITVASELMAILCLSRDIKDLKERISQILIGYTYDRKPVYVKDLGVQGALTLLLKDAIKPNLVQTIEHTPAYIHGGPFANIAHGCNSIIATRAGLNTADYTVTESGFGSDLGGEKFMDIVAPRLGKTPDVVVIVATIRALKLNGGAAKDELATEDLAALKKGAANLGRHIQAMQRYGKPVVVAINDFTSDTEAEINQLKQYVTDNFHIPSVTCYEWAQGGKGAIDLAKEVVKAADTPHEFKPLYSNHDSIEAKINQIVTNIYGGDGIELTSKAKKQLKQIVQNDWDQLPVCMAKTQYSLTDDASVHGAPTDFKIHIREFQVKLGAGFIVALTGNVLTMPGLPSHPAALNMDIKDNGEITGLF
- a CDS encoding EbsA family protein, which encodes MTTSKRTFFYQPNPLTSTICWSWTFILLLLGIIFWLEVTQFSWITLFFFTLFTLISAAQLYFRKITIENGQFMVGHVMNPNWLRIPMHNINNLHAGKFTISFDYQQNHYLFMLPANSVIEINGIINAYQ